From Chryseobacterium sp. IHB B 17019, one genomic window encodes:
- a CDS encoding YdeI/OmpD-associated family protein: MNPKVDFFFDKAKQWQKEFEKLRAIALDTGLEEELKWGCPCYTYQEKNIFLIHGFKEYCAILFFKGALLNDTDNILIQQTENVQAARQIRFTSLKEIVDLEKVIKTYMYEALEVEKSGIKVPMKKTKEFEMPEEFQKRLDENLLLKEAFEGLTQGRQRAYLLYFSSAKQSKTREARIEKYIPEILNGKGLND, from the coding sequence ATGAACCCAAAAGTTGATTTTTTCTTTGATAAAGCCAAGCAATGGCAGAAAGAATTTGAAAAATTAAGGGCAATCGCTCTAGATACGGGACTTGAAGAAGAATTGAAATGGGGCTGCCCATGTTATACTTACCAGGAGAAAAATATTTTCTTAATTCACGGTTTTAAAGAATATTGTGCAATACTGTTCTTCAAAGGTGCTTTGCTGAATGATACTGATAATATCTTAATTCAACAGACTGAAAATGTGCAGGCAGCGAGACAAATCCGTTTTACCAGTTTAAAAGAAATTGTTGATTTGGAAAAAGTTATCAAAACTTATATGTATGAAGCTCTTGAAGTAGAAAAATCAGGCATAAAAGTTCCGATGAAGAAAACGAAAGAATTTGAAATGCCTGAAGAATTTCAAAAAAGACTAGACGAGAATCTTTTGTTGAAAGAAGCTTTCGAAGGCTTAACACAAGGAAGACAACGTGCTTACCTACTCTACTTTTCTTCCGCAAAACAATCCAAAACAAGAGAAGCAAGAATTGAAAAATATATTCCGGAAATTCTTAACGGTAAAGGATTAAATGATTAA
- a CDS encoding DEAD/DEAH box helicase: MNQLSFDYIAVEKIKLDGPFFFIDKKVENGHIFQIAYNKKNSVFSAIYQQGSTYHISSDDYIFESELEKIPEGFKVKGCVKNINQNGKSFFEDFKINGSGLDNQTLRPAQSGAVYNLMGHWSLSNEAATVVLPTGTGKTETMLVATLADRARKTLVIVPSIELKNQIADKFSTWGMLRELGVISESTPNPVVFILDKILTNESCINDIEIADVIVSTPSLIARANKKIKDGLKEFFSHVYFDEAHHIKADEWDHIKNLFKQSKIVQFTATPYRNDKKPIEGEVVYNYPLSKALADGCFSKISLVSIDERNPSKKDEVIARAAMDRLIEDRNRGWVRHRMMVRTETAPRAELLFTKYKEWFPNERIVMVHSRTKGRGKIVEEIKRGSYDIIICVDMLKEGFDYPEFKIAAVHDLHKSMSVLLQFIGRFTRTQKDLGDASFIVNYAEESMSTELENLFQEGAGWEMVISEIADARKAEAESLLTFLQGCKPYGGFDSPEIELNPKLVYPALSCVCYECEQVDWSKFKDSFNLDRYAITQPYFNQKENVFYFTTQKREKVKWARTDKMRDQTWNLIVMHYDLTTKLLYIGYSEKRLDVNSLVENLSSNIPNMLNGDCVFRSFDSIKRLSIIHAGIFKPANHLHRYSRLSGADVTTELTRWKEGKRCQKSDFVGVGYRDGFPVSVGASVKGKIWSPARVGDLKGWKAWCLEVGKLITDETIDSNQLLEDSAEKIQLDKYPEGLIVLATDWAEELYSRIHKLTISLSSYKSIMLSECTLKNILIQDNKADFELNLPEKIINFSIVLGGEHGHSVIALVDIDIMIDGLKSEPISLKKFFEENPPTLFLMDGCTISGCIQTDYGSTELVQIPKNQIEAFIWDNVDYTIESLYKKGEKREKSVQEYMMKYLVEKGAKIVFNDDNAGESADIVAIFQANELIKFELVHCKYSKGKSGLRLEDLYEVCGQAIVSLRYKWKPEELLKHLERRNGNGILKGLRFYHGNETDLDGIKKGLKYSNVEFEFTIAQPGVKANNLTKDMEGFLASIYSTVIEMTETKLKCYFNQN; the protein is encoded by the coding sequence ATGAATCAATTGAGTTTCGATTATATCGCTGTGGAAAAAATTAAACTTGATGGCCCATTCTTTTTCATAGACAAAAAAGTTGAGAATGGACATATCTTTCAAATAGCATATAACAAAAAAAATAGTGTTTTTTCAGCAATATATCAACAAGGATCTACTTATCATATTTCAAGTGATGACTACATATTTGAGAGTGAACTTGAAAAAATACCAGAAGGTTTTAAAGTAAAAGGTTGTGTGAAAAATATAAACCAGAATGGGAAAAGTTTTTTTGAGGATTTTAAAATTAATGGTTCGGGGTTAGATAACCAAACATTAAGACCTGCTCAATCTGGAGCAGTATACAATCTTATGGGACATTGGTCTTTATCCAATGAGGCTGCTACTGTTGTTTTACCTACTGGAACAGGGAAAACTGAAACTATGTTAGTAGCAACATTAGCTGATAGAGCAAGAAAAACATTGGTAATTGTTCCATCTATAGAGCTTAAAAATCAAATTGCAGATAAATTTTCTACTTGGGGTATGCTTAGAGAACTTGGTGTTATCAGTGAAAGTACACCTAATCCAGTTGTTTTTATTTTAGACAAAATTTTGACGAATGAATCATGCATTAACGATATTGAAATAGCTGATGTTATAGTTTCAACTCCTTCATTAATTGCAAGAGCAAATAAAAAGATAAAAGATGGTTTAAAAGAGTTTTTTTCCCATGTATATTTTGACGAAGCACACCATATTAAAGCGGATGAGTGGGATCATATTAAAAATTTATTCAAACAATCTAAAATTGTACAATTTACAGCAACTCCTTACCGCAATGATAAAAAACCAATTGAAGGTGAAGTTGTTTATAATTATCCTTTATCTAAAGCATTAGCAGATGGCTGTTTTTCTAAGATATCATTGGTGTCAATAGATGAGAGAAATCCTAGTAAAAAAGATGAAGTCATTGCAAGGGCTGCTATGGATAGACTTATTGAAGATCGAAATCGAGGTTGGGTGCGTCATAGAATGATGGTTCGGACAGAGACTGCCCCTCGTGCAGAACTGCTTTTCACAAAATACAAGGAGTGGTTTCCAAATGAAAGAATAGTAATGGTTCATTCAAGAACTAAAGGTAGGGGTAAAATTGTAGAAGAAATAAAGAGAGGTAGTTATGATATTATAATTTGTGTAGATATGCTTAAAGAAGGGTTTGATTATCCTGAATTTAAAATTGCAGCTGTACATGATTTACATAAGTCTATGTCTGTACTCCTACAGTTTATTGGAAGATTTACCCGAACGCAAAAAGATTTAGGGGATGCGTCATTTATTGTTAATTATGCAGAAGAATCAATGTCTACGGAATTAGAAAATTTGTTTCAAGAAGGAGCTGGTTGGGAAATGGTAATTAGTGAAATTGCAGATGCAAGAAAAGCAGAAGCTGAATCATTATTAACATTTTTACAAGGATGTAAACCATACGGTGGTTTTGATTCTCCTGAAATAGAGTTAAATCCTAAATTAGTTTATCCTGCTTTAAGTTGTGTTTGTTATGAATGTGAACAAGTCGATTGGAGTAAATTCAAAGATTCTTTTAATCTGGATAGGTATGCTATTACGCAACCGTATTTTAATCAGAAAGAAAATGTTTTTTATTTTACAACACAAAAAAGGGAAAAAGTAAAATGGGCTAGAACTGATAAAATGCGTGATCAAACATGGAATCTTATTGTTATGCATTATGATTTAACTACAAAATTATTGTATATCGGATACTCGGAAAAGCGATTAGATGTAAATAGTTTAGTTGAGAATTTATCAAGTAATATACCTAATATGTTGAACGGAGATTGTGTCTTTCGTTCTTTTGATTCAATAAAACGATTAAGTATAATACATGCAGGTATATTTAAGCCAGCAAATCACCTTCACCGATATTCAAGACTTAGTGGGGCTGATGTTACAACGGAATTAACTAGATGGAAAGAGGGAAAACGCTGTCAAAAATCTGATTTTGTTGGTGTAGGATATCGGGATGGTTTCCCTGTGAGTGTAGGAGCTTCTGTTAAAGGGAAAATATGGAGTCCAGCTCGAGTAGGCGATTTGAAAGGGTGGAAAGCGTGGTGTTTAGAGGTTGGAAAATTAATAACTGATGAAACCATTGATTCCAATCAATTATTAGAAGATTCTGCTGAAAAAATTCAATTGGATAAATATCCTGAAGGGCTCATTGTTCTAGCTACAGATTGGGCTGAAGAATTATATAGTAGAATTCATAAATTAACTATTAGCCTTTCAAGTTATAAATCTATTATGCTTTCAGAGTGTACACTAAAAAATATTTTAATACAAGATAATAAGGCTGATTTTGAATTAAATTTACCTGAGAAGATAATTAATTTTTCCATTGTGTTAGGTGGTGAACACGGCCATTCTGTAATAGCGCTGGTTGATATTGATATTATGATTGATGGACTTAAAAGTGAACCTATATCTTTGAAAAAATTCTTTGAAGAGAATCCTCCTACTTTATTTTTAATGGATGGTTGTACTATTTCTGGTTGTATACAAACAGATTATGGATCCACTGAGTTAGTTCAGATTCCCAAAAATCAAATTGAAGCTTTTATCTGGGATAATGTAGATTATACTATTGAATCACTATATAAAAAAGGGGAAAAAAGGGAAAAATCTGTTCAAGAATATATGATGAAATATCTTGTAGAGAAAGGAGCTAAGATTGTTTTTAATGATGATAACGCTGGAGAATCTGCAGATATAGTTGCTATATTTCAAGCCAATGAGTTAATTAAATTTGAACTTGTTCACTGTAAATATTCCAAGGGAAAAAGTGGACTAAGGCTTGAAGATTTATATGAAGTCTGTGGACAAGCAATAGTTTCTCTTAGATATAAATGGAAGCCAGAAGAATTATTAAAGCATCTTGAACGAAGAAATGGAAATGGAATTTTAAAAGGTCTTAGATTTTACCATGGGAATGAAACTGACTTAGATGGAATTAAAAAAGGCTTAAAATATTCCAACGTAGAGTTTGAATTTACTATTGCGCAGCCTGGAGTAAAAGCTAATAACTTGACTAAAGATATGGAAGGTTTTTTGGCTTCAATATATTCAACAGTAATTGAAATGACGGAAACAAAGTTAAAATGTTATTTTAACCAGAATTAA
- a CDS encoding DUF4256 domain-containing protein has translation MSKKNLTAEQKEELLKVLKSRFEKNMSRHKELNWEKIQAKLENNPEKLWSLNEMEKTEGEPDVVEYDKKTDEYIFFDCSPESPKRRSLCYDYQAWEARKANKPESNVIDKASEMGIELLTEEQYRKLQELGKFDLKTSSWVKTPANIREHGGAIFCDRRYNTVFMYHNGADSYYAARGFRGCLKV, from the coding sequence ATGAGCAAAAAGAACCTTACAGCAGAACAAAAAGAAGAGCTTTTAAAAGTTTTAAAAAGCCGTTTTGAAAAAAATATGAGCCGTCATAAAGAATTAAATTGGGAAAAAATTCAGGCAAAACTGGAAAATAATCCAGAAAAACTATGGTCATTAAACGAAATGGAGAAAACTGAAGGCGAACCTGATGTGGTTGAATACGATAAAAAAACGGATGAATATATCTTTTTCGACTGCTCTCCGGAAAGCCCGAAACGCAGAAGTCTTTGCTACGATTACCAGGCTTGGGAGGCCAGAAAAGCCAACAAACCGGAAAGTAACGTTATTGATAAAGCGTCTGAAATGGGTATTGAACTTTTAACGGAAGAACAATACCGCAAACTTCAGGAATTAGGAAAATTTGATCTTAAAACTTCAAGTTGGGTAAAAACACCGGCCAATATTAGGGAACATGGCGGCGCAATCTTCTGTGATCGCCGCTACAACACGGTTTTTATGTATCATAATGGTGCAGATTCTTATTATGCAGCCCGAGGTTTCAGAGGTTGCCTGAAAGTGTAA
- a CDS encoding threonine aldolase family protein, with the protein MKFSFKNDYSEGCHPAILQSLLQHNLDQQTGYGEDEYSLQAKELIRKKINSQNSEIYFVSGGTQANLIVISSVLKPYQCAISASTGHILNNETGAIEATGHKILSIEKEDGKLTPADIIPVLESHGNIPHQVMPKMVYISNSTELGTIYTLKELKELSDFCKEKHLYLFMDGARMGHALTSEINDLTLENVAALTDIFYLGGTKNGALIGEAIVINNQDLQQDFAFNIKQKGALLAKGRLLGIQFLELMKNDLYFDLASHANQQAMKIKHAMEERGVRFLSETYTNQIFPILSNDLIQKLSEKFEFYVWKKIDENFSAIRLITSWSTGDEPVNDFIEIIKREL; encoded by the coding sequence ATGAAATTTTCATTTAAAAACGACTATTCGGAAGGTTGTCATCCTGCTATTTTACAATCACTTTTACAGCATAATCTTGATCAGCAGACGGGCTACGGCGAAGATGAGTATTCTTTACAGGCGAAAGAATTAATCAGGAAAAAAATCAACAGTCAAAATTCTGAAATCTATTTTGTTTCGGGAGGAACGCAAGCTAATTTAATTGTAATTTCCTCTGTTTTAAAACCTTATCAATGCGCAATTTCTGCGTCTACAGGACATATTTTAAATAATGAAACCGGTGCCATCGAAGCAACAGGACACAAAATATTGAGTATTGAAAAGGAGGATGGAAAGCTGACTCCTGCAGATATTATTCCTGTTTTGGAAAGCCACGGAAATATTCCGCATCAGGTAATGCCGAAGATGGTTTATATCTCGAATTCTACGGAGTTGGGAACGATTTATACGCTAAAAGAATTAAAAGAATTATCAGATTTTTGTAAGGAAAAACATCTTTATTTGTTCATGGATGGAGCGAGAATGGGGCATGCTTTAACTTCTGAAATCAATGACCTGACATTAGAAAATGTTGCAGCACTGACTGATATTTTTTACCTGGGCGGAACCAAAAACGGAGCTTTAATAGGAGAAGCAATTGTCATTAATAATCAGGATCTTCAACAGGATTTTGCTTTTAATATTAAGCAAAAAGGCGCGTTGCTGGCAAAGGGAAGACTGCTCGGAATCCAGTTTTTGGAACTGATGAAAAATGATTTGTATTTCGATCTGGCGAGCCATGCCAATCAGCAGGCCATGAAAATCAAACATGCTATGGAAGAAAGGGGAGTGCGGTTCCTTTCAGAGACATATACCAATCAGATTTTTCCAATTTTAAGTAATGATTTAATTCAAAAATTATCTGAAAAGTTTGAATTTTATGTTTGGAAGAAAATTGATGAAAATTTTTCCGCCATTCGTCTCATTACTTCCTGGAGTACCGGTGATGAGCCAGTAAACGATTTTATTGAAATTATTAAGAGAGAATTATAA
- a CDS encoding SRPBCC family protein produces MELKTKIHAEDGKQEILITREFDLPLDLLFRAYTEPEIVEQWMGTKVLKMENKQHGSYQFETSNPQGDVVFRANGAIHEFVPNEKITRTFQMENTPFPVQIEFLEFEKLSDETSKITIQAIYKSVDFRDQHLRLPFAQGINMAHNRLEETVKKLEARS; encoded by the coding sequence ATGGAACTTAAAACAAAAATTCACGCCGAAGACGGAAAACAGGAAATCCTTATTACCAGGGAGTTTGATCTGCCTTTGGATCTGCTTTTCAGAGCCTACACTGAACCAGAAATTGTTGAACAATGGATGGGAACAAAGGTGTTGAAAATGGAAAATAAACAACACGGCAGCTATCAGTTTGAAACTTCAAATCCTCAGGGTGATGTCGTTTTCAGAGCTAACGGAGCAATTCATGAGTTCGTCCCGAATGAAAAAATTACCAGGACTTTCCAGATGGAAAATACTCCGTTTCCTGTTCAGATTGAATTTTTAGAATTTGAAAAACTGTCGGATGAAACCAGCAAAATTACAATTCAAGCCATTTATAAATCAGTAGATTTCAGGGATCAACATTTAAGATTACCCTTTGCACAAGGCATCAATATGGCCCACAACCGACTGGAAGAAACGGTTAAGAAGTTGGAAGCTAGAAGTTAG
- a CDS encoding ArsR/SmtB family transcription factor, translated as MNLRRDVFQAIADPTRRSILMLVATQSMTAGAIASNFDTARPTVSKHLQILTECELLKPEQNGREIIYHLNPSKMKEIADFIEPFRKMWDDRFNKLEDIMKKYQTKK; from the coding sequence ATGAATTTGAGACGAGATGTATTCCAAGCAATTGCCGATCCTACCAGAAGATCTATTTTAATGCTTGTTGCAACGCAATCTATGACAGCGGGCGCCATTGCTTCAAATTTTGATACCGCAAGGCCAACAGTTTCAAAGCATCTACAGATCCTTACGGAATGTGAATTATTAAAACCGGAACAAAACGGCCGGGAAATCATCTACCATCTAAATCCAAGTAAAATGAAAGAAATTGCTGATTTTATAGAACCGTTCCGCAAAATGTGGGATGATAGATTCAACAAATTGGAAGACATCATGAAAAAATATCAGACAAAAAAATAA
- a CDS encoding cupin domain-containing protein: MGNVTFEPGARTKWHLHPGGQIILVTGGVGYYQEKGQPKKILHKGDVIKCPPHVEHWHGASKDSYFV; this comes from the coding sequence GTGGGTAATGTAACTTTTGAACCCGGAGCGAGAACCAAATGGCATCTCCATCCCGGTGGACAGATTATCCTAGTAACTGGTGGTGTAGGATATTATCAGGAAAAAGGGCAGCCGAAAAAGATCTTACACAAGGGTGACGTTATAAAATGTCCACCACATGTTGAGCATTGGCACGGTGCAAGTAAGGATTCTTATTTCGTTTAG
- a CDS encoding DoxX family protein → METQNKSEKRIKIIYWIFTLWMSLGMISTAIVQLMKHKDELANFTNLGYPPYLMTILGVLKILGVIVVLIPKSPLLKEWAYAGFFFVMSGAVISHMIVGDSFGRTFPAVLLLVLVIISWYFRPTDRKIFLKN, encoded by the coding sequence ATGGAAACACAAAACAAATCAGAAAAAAGAATTAAGATTATCTATTGGATTTTCACACTGTGGATGTCCTTGGGAATGATTTCCACAGCAATTGTACAATTGATGAAACACAAAGACGAGCTAGCCAATTTTACAAACCTCGGCTACCCTCCTTATCTGATGACCATCCTAGGAGTCCTGAAAATACTGGGTGTAATTGTTGTTTTAATTCCCAAATCACCGTTATTAAAAGAATGGGCGTATGCCGGCTTTTTCTTCGTAATGTCGGGGGCAGTCATTTCGCATATGATTGTCGGCGATTCTTTCGGAAGAACTTTTCCGGCGGTCTTACTGCTTGTTTTAGTAATTATTTCCTGGTATTTTAGACCAACGGATAGAAAAATTTTTCTTAAAAATTAA
- a CDS encoding tyrosine-type recombinase/integrase gives MERNKKHKNLGFKNIEDNYIVDLLNFLENKSKLDCTKFKDYLIIRLLLETGIRIGELLNLKTTDIIFGKKNSYIKILQGTTLLDTRFDKPRIKNSQSNRILYISDELSHLLHYYIITFRRNVYKTKSKKIIHSFVFISKFGYPLSKSSIQYLFNKINNELMNYELDIEKLTPHKLRHTFAYNFLKYLVEEKNIELERAKDELKQICGWKPSSRMPELYAGKYIWEIANSHNINRINDYYNGK, from the coding sequence TTGGAAAGAAATAAAAAGCATAAAAATTTAGGATTTAAAAATATTGAAGACAATTATATAGTTGATCTTTTAAATTTTTTAGAAAATAAAAGTAAATTAGATTGTACTAAATTTAAAGATTACTTAATTATAAGATTATTATTAGAAACGGGTATTAGAATTGGTGAGTTACTTAATTTAAAGACAACTGATATAATTTTTGGAAAAAAAAATTCTTATATTAAAATTTTACAAGGCACTACTCTATTAGATACAAGGTTTGATAAGCCACGGATAAAAAATTCACAAAGTAATCGAATTTTATATATTTCAGATGAATTATCACATTTACTGCATTACTACATAATTACATTTAGAAGAAATGTATATAAAACTAAGAGTAAAAAAATAATTCACTCTTTTGTTTTTATAAGTAAGTTCGGGTATCCCCTATCAAAAAGTTCAATTCAATATTTATTTAATAAAATAAACAATGAATTAATGAATTATGAATTAGATATAGAGAAGTTAACACCACATAAGCTAAGACATACATTTGCTTATAATTTTTTAAAATATCTAGTTGAAGAAAAAAATATTGAACTAGAAAGAGCGAAAGATGAGCTAAAACAAATTTGCGGCTGGAAACCATCATCCCGAATGCCTGAACTATATGCTGGTAAATATATTTGGGAAATAGCAAATAGTCATAACATTAATAGAATAAATGATTATTATAATGGGAAATAA
- a CDS encoding TssN family type VI secretion system protein produces the protein MEISSVKGIFLRYILMPLFAVIMMIILGFIRRNKPAIKIKTIIIYVLLCSLCLAIPGIFGFAGNLFNPYWYLIAQIIYLILGIIHVNLSDKYFKKHFSSLAKSILFESVLSLTCIGFGGYLFYLIFNWMSKGTGYPIMSATSMLIFLVPLVFHYCYIQLISIPVDIYKTWRYSPDQRLPDFEGADFDRLMVLNVELSKNLEDANRFRIKAKTLPTGVTFGDWFYRVVDDYNHKNPNSIIHLSDQAKDPYYWIFYTKKSFFSFRKYIDFDQDITENSIAENDVVICKRVIQHEEEGIRRAQSHTV, from the coding sequence ATGGAAATTTCTTCAGTAAAAGGTATCTTTTTAAGGTATATTTTAATGCCTTTATTTGCAGTAATCATGATGATAATCTTAGGATTTATCAGAAGAAACAAGCCTGCAATCAAGATCAAAACCATCATCATATATGTGCTGCTTTGCAGTTTGTGCCTTGCGATTCCGGGAATTTTCGGATTTGCGGGTAATCTTTTTAATCCTTACTGGTATCTTATTGCGCAGATCATTTACCTTATTTTGGGTATTATCCACGTAAATCTGTCCGATAAATATTTTAAAAAGCATTTTTCTTCTTTAGCGAAAAGTATTTTGTTTGAATCTGTACTTTCCCTTACCTGTATTGGTTTCGGAGGTTATCTTTTCTATTTGATTTTTAATTGGATGAGTAAAGGAACGGGTTATCCGATCATGTCGGCCACAAGTATGTTGATTTTTCTGGTTCCTTTGGTTTTTCATTATTGTTATATTCAGCTTATCAGTATTCCGGTTGATATTTATAAGACCTGGAGATATTCCCCGGATCAGAGACTTCCGGATTTTGAGGGGGCTGATTTTGATAGATTAATGGTACTGAATGTAGAATTAAGCAAAAATCTGGAAGATGCCAACCGTTTTAGGATTAAAGCCAAAACTTTGCCTACCGGAGTTACTTTCGGAGACTGGTTTTACAGGGTTGTAGATGATTACAACCATAAAAATCCCAACTCGATTATTCATCTTTCGGATCAGGCAAAAGATCCGTATTACTGGATTTTTTACACAAAAAAATCATTTTTCAGCTTTAGAAAATATATTGATTTCGACCAGGATATTACAGAAAACAGCATTGCCGAAAACGATGTGGTCATCTGCAAAAGGGTAATTCAGCATGAGGAAGAAGGAATAAGAAGAGCACAATCACACACAGTTTAA
- a CDS encoding metal-dependent transcriptional regulator produces the protein MKTTLTEENYLKALFHLVDNESKVTINELSKFLSVKMPSVNNMMKKFAEKGWVIYETYKPLIVTEKGRREAALVVRKHRLTEMFLVKKMNFGWENVHEIAEQLEHVHSTIFFEKMDEILSYPKFDPHGEPIPDKDGNIIAQDLQKLSNCEAGETVIFASVTLSDDAFLNYLTERNLLLNKKIKISKVENFDKSMTVEVDGKQEILSRKATDKILVKK, from the coding sequence TTGAAAACAACACTAACAGAAGAGAACTATCTGAAGGCTTTATTTCACTTGGTTGACAATGAAAGTAAAGTGACGATAAACGAGCTTAGCAAATTTTTATCCGTAAAAATGCCGAGTGTAAATAATATGATGAAAAAATTTGCAGAGAAAGGCTGGGTAATTTACGAAACCTACAAGCCTTTGATTGTCACAGAAAAAGGCAGAAGAGAAGCAGCTTTAGTCGTAAGGAAACACCGCCTTACCGAAATGTTTTTAGTAAAAAAAATGAACTTCGGGTGGGAAAATGTCCATGAGATTGCTGAGCAGCTGGAACACGTTCACTCTACTATTTTCTTTGAAAAAATGGATGAAATTCTCAGTTATCCAAAATTTGATCCACATGGTGAGCCAATTCCCGATAAAGACGGAAATATTATCGCCCAGGATTTACAAAAATTGAGTAACTGTGAAGCTGGTGAAACAGTAATTTTCGCTTCTGTAACGCTTTCCGATGATGCTTTTCTTAATTATTTAACGGAAAGAAATCTGCTTTTAAATAAAAAAATTAAAATTTCCAAAGTTGAAAATTTCGATAAATCAATGACCGTTGAAGTAGATGGAAAACAGGAAATTCTGAGCAGAAAGGCTACTGATAAAATATTGGTAAAAAAATAA
- a CDS encoding type VI secretion system baseplate subunit TssG: protein MRYTIFTSQITGNIMHENNIVDMNYNKLQTDFKAEAVAVNLLKYHRAVSNIFIERIGINDRAYLKDIKNISSNYLGFDEEVFTIETYREGIYDYLPEGLFHPPSLGASRKNVENVVKEIRKQKRVEEDARKFFKPFELEIFFTEISALLKEFDFEISSDTDSLFETITELWPLLDMLDKQNAYIFIYILPFFHQIRGDKAWFERCMTAFLQVPVKITFAPNIIDGIEEEDDSMLLGNSRLGVTYIPSGRHMDGQRNWVVNIGPIPYSDMKKYIHGSPFRKVLQAMYDYFLPVSVDVEENFITEKQEYSFALEDDERNANRLGYSTFL from the coding sequence TTGAGATATACTATTTTTACAAGCCAAATCACAGGAAACATCATGCATGAGAATAATATTGTAGATATGAATTACAATAAGCTGCAAACAGATTTCAAGGCTGAAGCTGTAGCAGTGAACCTCTTGAAATATCACAGAGCGGTAAGCAATATTTTTATAGAAAGAATCGGGATCAATGACAGGGCTTATCTCAAGGATATTAAAAATATTTCAAGCAATTATCTGGGATTTGACGAAGAAGTTTTCACGATAGAAACCTATAGGGAAGGTATTTACGATTATCTGCCGGAAGGTCTCTTTCATCCGCCGTCATTGGGAGCATCGAGAAAAAATGTTGAAAATGTAGTGAAGGAAATCCGTAAGCAGAAAAGGGTAGAAGAAGATGCAAGAAAATTTTTCAAGCCGTTTGAATTAGAAATATTTTTCACCGAAATCAGTGCTTTGCTTAAAGAATTTGATTTTGAAATTTCAAGTGACACAGATTCTTTATTTGAAACGATAACTGAGCTTTGGCCTTTATTGGATATGCTTGATAAACAAAATGCTTACATTTTTATCTATATTTTACCGTTTTTTCATCAGATTAGAGGCGATAAAGCATGGTTTGAAAGATGTATGACCGCTTTTCTGCAGGTTCCTGTAAAAATAACTTTTGCCCCGAATATCATCGATGGAATAGAGGAGGAAGACGATTCAATGCTGTTGGGAAATTCCAGGTTGGGTGTTACTTACATACCAAGCGGAAGACATATGGACGGGCAGCGGAACTGGGTAGTGAACATTGGCCCGATCCCTTATTCGGATATGAAAAAATATATTCATGGAAGCCCTTTCCGAAAAGTGCTTCAGGCAATGTATGATTATTTTTTACCAGTAAGCGTGGATGTGGAGGAAAATTTCATCACAGAAAAACAGGAGTATTCTTTCGCTTTGGAGGATGATGAAAGAAATGCAAACAGGCTCGGCTACTCTACATTCCTGTGA